One window of the Anopheles cruzii chromosome 2, idAnoCruzAS_RS32_06, whole genome shotgun sequence genome contains the following:
- the LOC128278447 gene encoding uncharacterized protein LOC128278447, translated as MHSIAWVVALFLVTLRDAHSVYITRLAVPRVYVLDNYHHHHQRHQHQHHHHYLPRTRDDPDVPFDPEPDPVPVSGSLAEEEEPVARGPVEHLVLDCEYVIEPNETGFVLKWLHNDVPIYQWIPPHRSPSSLNRMRDHVNRTFTMGNEAMHKHRALALMQPTQDFAGKYSCSVQTFQSGNIKSADLFIIVPESGFVLKYYRSLSGDLVTVLCSVYGIFPAPEMSLWVNDYRLENGSVTEIPVADGLFDSSVSVQLVLYESLQADDVIKCVLSIPGTDYRRAKETVFVDVSSASRPFEESNSILEPSGVGLLSGMTTTSTTSRPFLSSTESSTPRTTTTTTVVSSTKVATTGHGAVVVGESRGSIRQPPAVPSVPIRLRPTATSTRVLTVQQANPAGAGLDPDDADIMNVLDFKEIFNENQLYKSGAPGLQHHRRFVVWTVGAPSALLLLALLRDRMLRT; from the exons ATGCGCACTCCGTGTACATAACGCGCCTGGCCGTGCCCCGGGTGTACGTGTTAGAtaattaccaccaccaccatcagcgccaccaacaccagcaccaccaccactatcTGCCGCGGACCCGGGACGATCCGGACGTCCCGttcgatccggaaccggacccggtgccggtgtcggggAGCCTcgcggaggaggaggagccgGTGGCCCGCGGTCCGGTGGAGCACCTGGTGCTGGACTGCGAGTACGTCATCGAGCCGAACGAGACGGGCTTCGTGCTAAAGTGGCTCCACAACGACGTACCCATCTACCAGTGGATCCCGCCGCACCGCAGCCCTTCGAGCCTGAACCGCATGCGGGACCACGTCAACCGGACGTTCACCATGGGCAACGAGGCCATGCACAAACACCGGGCCCTGGCGCTGATGCAGCCGACGCAGGACTTTGCCGGCAAGTACAGCTGCTCCGTCCAGACCTTCCAGTCCGGCAACATCAAGTCCGCGGACCTGTTCATAATCG TGCCCGAGTCGGGCTTCGTGCTGAAGTACTACCGCAGCCTGAGCGGCGACCTGGTGACGGTGCTGTGCAGCGTGTACGGGATCTTCCCGGCGCCGGAGATGTCGCTGTGGGTGAACGATTATCGGCTGGAGAACGGCAGTGTCACCGAGATCCCGGTCGCCGACGGGCTGTTCGACAGCTCGGTCAGCGTGCAGCTGGTCCTGTACGAGTCGCTCCAGGCGGACGATGTGATCAAATGTGTCCTGTCGATTCCGGGCACCGACTATCGGCGCGCGAAGGAGACGGTATTCGTCG ACGTAAGCAGCGCCAGCCGGCCGTTCGAGGAGTCAAACTCCATTCTGGAACCGTCGGGTGTCGGGTTGCTAAGCGgaatgaccaccaccagcacgacgAGCAGACCGTTCCTGTCGTCGACCGAATCGAGTACACCAcggaccacgacgacgacgacggtggtgagcagcacgaaagtggccaccacggggcacggggcggtggtggtgggcgaaaGCCGAGGATCCATCAGGCAACCGCCGgccgttccgtccgttccgatCCGCCTTCGACCGACGGCCACTTCGACGCGGGTGCTTACCGTCCAGCAGGCGAAcccagccggtgccgggctcGATCCGGACGATGCCGACATAATGAACGTGCTGGACTTTAAGGAGATTTTCAACGAGAATCAGCTGTACAAAAGCGGAGCCCCGG GTCTGCAGCATCACCGGAGGTTTGTGGTCTGGACGGTGGGCGCACCTTCGGCGCTGCTTTTGCTGGCACTTCTTCGAGACCGGATGCTTCGTACGTAA